In Festucalex cinctus isolate MCC-2025b chromosome 21, RoL_Fcin_1.0, whole genome shotgun sequence, one genomic interval encodes:
- the tulp4a gene encoding tubby-related protein 4a isoform X1, translating into MFASVEHGPVLCSDSNILCLSWKGRVPKSEKEKPVCRKRYYEEGWLATGNGRGVVGVTFTSSHCRRDRPTPQRVNFNLRGHNSEVVLVRWNEPFQKLATCDTDGGIFVWIQYEGRWSVELVNDRGAQVSDFTWSHDGTQALISYRDGFVLVGSVSGQRHWSSEINLESQITCGIWTPDDQQVLFGTADGQVIVMDCHGRMLAHILLHESDGIVSMSWNYPSFLVEDSSESDTDSDDYPPQQVHSRKPLLTVSFTSGDISLMNNYDDLSPTLIRTGLKDVVVQWCSQGDLLSVAGMERTLLPHDPSYPSPTRNAIVKFYNARGEHIYTLETPAQRPITTLCWGHRDSRLFLACGPALYVVRVEHRVANLQLLCQQVIATAVKEEKDVAKLTMPSRLCTYVTSAFIPTIRQPIPDPNNLRDFVSYPTAGNERLHCTMKRTEDNPEVGGPCYTLYLEYLGGLVPILKGRRISKLRPEFVIMDPKTDGKTDEIYGSSLISAMIDSCNCSDSSDIELSDDWVGKKSPKISRGSKSPKLPRDLVCPFTNRINIDPRKSPKLSRAAQEVSRSPRLPIRKPSIGSPSLTRREFPLEDITQQNYLAQVTSNIWGTKFKIVGLAAFLPTNLGAVIYKTSLLHLQPRQMTIYLPEVRKISMEYINLPVFSPNVFSEDEDDLPVSGPAGGANDNPPCTVNIPIAPIHSPAQAMSPAQSIGLVQSLLANQNVQLDVLTNPTAASPGAAAPAAAGSEQNQDGVLTAQYTVPTRYSSPGQVIFGGLEMSRLTVGASHSHQPSQQQHQHLQQLQHHQQLQHHQQQLQQQQQLQQQLQHMQQQQQLQQHILQQQQMLQMQQQQQQPLHIQIPVPSMSSAQTSGAAMLPTGALQIQIPHPPPDLLVERGATGEHETLLKIKTTRSGPQLAEADTVVFSAPLELSKMNPPPPYPGTVAAAVAAAASMSSNASSGTVGGSSGTPPPGDLCAKKADVQLYPLNQQQGQYPTPLGYERITTFDSSGNVEEVCRPRTRLVCNQNVYSLQGPGSSATLRVTSSSSSSSAEGKKIQLPYSSATLNRLTVPRYSIPSGDPPPYPEPANQGSGRKLDSSLIHATLRRNSREATLKVSQMMEPPRPLPPKAKNNALAASYQQRVQTALYTCSQCSSGSSIGVTAPGSANGIAGGTIIRQDFPPGNGAPHSTVIVHSNSGTALASQSSYSLLSSLEGSGPAAGGGGASREHVDYVNSAFTEDETLNQSLRHLALGGADPSGLLVKRPPPYQWDPAATEEVWVPQERAATLNQGPHKPPPLILSPAQHLDVSRLPYVLSPKSPTTPGAGYQISLQYPSVTAYPGGQLQPILTSPRPCSSPKEVVAPVSLSQQDATIVLPAGYPASLACCPLPPMYPGGSSCAGLPIPPIALHTPWGTYNSCPPPPSPAVPLPPKASHMAVDKNALSPPPPPPPPPPPPPPPPPHAELQNHAGLQEAMAETAEGFQEVLSLAESPVPPRSEKFSKKNRKRADGRAEEAMTEGSKSKKEGRALGDFNALISSPRLGGRDKKKVKGPKEQLKAKKLSKAAANSEFQDSSDSEPELFISGDELLNQCQSGKKGWKTKRNLRAASELEEMKCRKANEKEDRGLGSQGFVYVMANKQPLWNEATQVYQLDFGGRVTQESAKNFQIELEGRQVMQFGRIDGNAYILDFQYPFSAVQAFAVALANVTQRLK; encoded by the exons GTGGTCCTGGTGCGATGGAATGAGCCTTTCCAGAAACTGGCCACCTGTGATACTGATGGCGGCATCTTTGTTTGGATCCAGTATGAGGGCCGCTGGTCAGTGGAGCTGGTCAATGACCGCGGAGCTCAG GTCAGTGACTTCACGTGGTCACACGACGGCACTCAGGCGCTCATCTCCTACCGCGACGGCTTTGTGCTGGTGGGGTCCGTCAGCGGGCAGAGACACTGGTCGTCCGAGATCAACCTGGAGAGTCAGATCACGTGCGGCATTTGGACGCCTGATGACCAGCAG GTTTTGTTTGGCACCGCCGACGGACAGGTGATCGTGATGGATTGCCACGGGCGCATGCTGGCCCACATTCTGCTGCACGAGTCTGACGGCATCGTCAGCATGTCGTGGAACTACCCCAGTTTCCTGGTGGAGGACAGTAGCGAGAGCGACACGGATTCTGATGACTACCCCCCACAGCAAG TGCACAGCCGCAAACCTCTGTTGACAGTCAGCTTCACCTCCGGAGACATCAGCCTGATGAACAACTACGATGACCTCTCGCCCACCCTCATCCGCACTGGCCTCAAAG ATGTGGTCGTCCAGTGGTGCTCGCAAGGTGACCTTTTGTCGGTGGCCGGCATGGAGAGGACGCTCCTCCCCCACGACCCCTCTTACCCTTCGCCTACCAGGAACGCTATTGTCAAGTTCTATAACGCCCGGGGCGAACACATCTACACACTGGAAACACCAGCACAG CGTCCCATCACCACCCTCTGCTGGGGCCACCGGGACTCCCGCCTCTTCCTGGCATGCGGCCCGGCGCTCTACGTGGTGCGCGTGGAGCACCGCGTTGCCAACCTGCAGCTCCTCTGCCAGCAGGTCATCGCCACGGCGGTGAAGGAGGAGAAGGACGTGGCCAAGCTCACCATGCCGTCACGCCTCTGCACCTACGTCACTTCCGCGTTTATCCCCACGATCAGG CAGCCCATTCCAGACCCCAACAACCTACGCGACTTTGTGAGCTACCCGACAGCTGGCAATGAGCGTCTGCATTGTACAATGAAGCGTACAGAGGACAACCCAGAGGTGGGCGGGCCCTGCTACACTCTGTACTTGGAGTACTTAGGCGGTCTGGTGCCCATCCTGAAAGGCCGACGGATAAGTAAATTGCGCCCAGAGTTTGTCATTATGGACCCCAAGACGGATGGAAAAACAG ATGAAATATATGGCAGCAGCCTGATATCagcaatgattgacagctgtaaCTGCTCAGACTCCAGTGACATCGAACTCAGCGATGACTGGGTCGGTAAGAAGTCTCCAAAGATATCCCGGGGCAGTAAGTCCCCCAAGCTTCCCAG AGACTTAGTTTGTCCCTTTACCAACAGAATCAACATCGATCCCAGGAAATCGCCCAAACTGTCCCGTGCCGCCCAGGAAGTTTCCCGATCGCCGCGCTTACCCATACGCAAACCCTCCATTGGCTCGCCCAGTCTAACGCGGAGAGAATTTCCTTTAGAAGACATTACTCAG CAAAACTACCTTGCTCAGGTCACATCAAACATTTGGGGAACAAAATTCAAGATTGTCGGCCTTGCTGCATTTTTGCCAACAAACCTTGGTGCAG TCATCTACAAAACCAGCCTCCTCCACTTGCAGCCCAGACAGATGACAATCTACCTGCCGGAGGTGCGCAAGATCTCCATGGAGTACATCAATCTGCCCGTCTTCAGCCCCAACGTCTTCAGTGAGGATGAAGATGACCTCCCCGTCTCAGGCCCTGCCGGCGGCGCCAACGACAACCCGCCCTGCACCGTCAACATCCCCATCGCGCCTATCCACAGTCCCGCCCAGGCCATGTCCCCCGCCCAAAGTATCGGCCTCGTCCAGTCCCTGCTAGCCAATCAAAACGTTCAGCTGGATGTTCTAACCAATCCCACAGCTGCCTCCCCGGGAGCTGCTGCTCCTGCGGCTGCTGGTTCCGAGCAAAACCAGGACGGCGTCCTTACAGCCCAGTACACGGTCCCGACACGATACTCAAGTCCTGGGCAGGTCATCTTTGGAGGGCTGGAGATGAGCCGCCTCACTGTAGGAGCCTCGCACTCTCATCAGCCTTCACAACAACAGCATCAGCATTTACAACAACTCCAACACCATCAGCAATTACAGCACCATCAACAacagctgcagcagcagcaacaattACAGCAACAACTCCAACacatgcagcagcagcaacagctccAGCAGCACATACTGCAACAGCAACAAATGCTTCAgatgcagcaacagcagcagcaaccgCTTCACATTCAAATCCCCGTTCCCTCCATGTCCTCAGCACAGACCTCAGGTGCGGCCATGCTCCCGACGGGGGCTCTCCAGATCCAGATCCCTCACCCGCCGCCCGATCTGCTTGTCGAAAGGGGAGCCACGGGTGAACACGAGACCCTCCTGAAAATCAAAACCACACGTTCGGGCCCGCAGCTGGCCGAGGCTGACACGGTGGTGTTCAGCGCTCCACTGGAGCTCAGTAAAATGAACCCCCCTCCTCCTTATCCCGGAACTGTGGCTGCTgcagtggcggcggcggcttcCATGTCCTCAAATGCTTCTTCGGGAACAGTTGGGGGCTCCTCTGGAACGCCACCTCCTGGTGATCTCTGTGCGAAGAAGGCGGATGTACAACTGTACCCCCTAAATCAGCAGCAAGGCCAATACCCCACACCACTAGGCTATGAGCGAATTACCACCTTTGACAGCAGCGGTAATGTGGAGGAAGTCTGTCGCCCTCGAACCCGCCTCGTCTGTAATCAGAACGTCTACAGCCTGCAGGGGCCCGGAAGCTCTGCCACCCTCAGGGTCACttcttcatcctcatcctcctcgGCAGAAGGCAAGAAGATCCAGCTGCCGTACAGCTCCGCCACCCTCAACAGACTTACCGTGCCTCGCTATTCCATACCGAGCGGAGACCCTCCCCCGTATCCAGAGCCGGCCAATCAGGGTAGCGGCAGGAAGCTGGACAGCAGTCTCATACACGCCACTCTCAGGAGGAATAGCCGAGAGGCCACCCTCAAAGTGTCCCAAATGATGGAGCCGCCCAGACCGCTGCCACCCAAAGCGAAAAATAACGCGCTAGCGGCCTCCTACCAGCAGAGGGTGCAAACAGCCTTATACACATGTAGTCAGTGTAGCAGCGGGTCCAGCATTGGAGTCACGGCTCCAGGCAGCGCCAACGGAATAGCAGGGGGGACCATAATCAGGCAAGATTTCCCTCCAGGGAACGGAGCGCCGCACAGCACAGTTATCGTACACTCCAACAGCGGGACCGCTTTGGCCTCGCAGTCCTCTTATAGCCTGCTCAGCTCACTGGAAGGATCCGGACCTGCCGCCGGTGGAGGCGGCGCCAGCAGAGAGCACGTCGATTATGTGAATTCAGCGTTTACTGAGGATGAAACGCTCAATCAGTCCCTCCGGCATTTGGCTTTAGGAGGAGCCGATCCGTCAGGCCTGCTTGTGAAACGTCCACCTCCCTATCAGTGGGACCCCGCCGCCACAGAGGAGGTATGGGTCCCTCAGGAGCGCGCCGCAACGCTCAACCAAGGTCCTCACAAGCCGCCCCCGCTTATCCTCAGCCCGGCTCAGCACTTGGACGTGTCCAGGCTGCCTTACGTGCTGTCTCCCAAGTCTCCCACCACGCCTGGCGCCGGGTACCAAATTTCTCTCCAGTATCCCTCTGTCACCGCCTACCCCGGGGGCCAGCTTCAGCCCATCCTCACGTCACCGCGACCCTGCTCCTCCCCAAAAGAGGTGGTGGCCCCCGTGTCGCTCTCACAGCAGGATGCAACCATCGTCTTACCCGCCGGTTATCCTGCCAGTCTCGCCTGCTGCCCTCTACCGCCAATGTACCCCGGTGGAAGCTCTTGCGCCGGGCTTCCCATTCCTCCAATCGCCCTCCACACACCATGGGGTACGTATAACTCGTGCCCCCCTCCTCCCAGTCCCGCTGTACCCCTACCGCCCAAAGCTTCCCATATGGCAGTAGACAAAAACGCTCTTTcgccaccaccgccgccgccgccacctcctCCACCGCcacccccgccgccacctcacGCAGAACTGCAGAACCACGCAGGACTCCAAGAAGCCATGGCGGAAACCGCGGAAGGCTTCCAGGAAGTGCTGTCCTTAGCCGAGAGCCCCGTGCCGCCTCGCTCGGAGAAGTTCAGCAAGAAGAACCGCAAGAGGGCCGACGGGAGGGCGGAGGAAGCTATGACCGAAGGGAGTAAGTCCAAAAAGGAGGGCAGGGcactgggggacttcaacgcccTCATCTCCAGTCCGCGGCTGGGAGGAAGGGACAAGAAGAAAGTAAAAGGACCCAAGGAGCAGCTGAAGGCCAAGAAGCTGAGCAAGGCCGCCGCCAACAGCGAGTTCCAGGACAGCTCGGACAGCGAGCCGGAGCTTTTCATCAGCGGGGACGAGCTCCTCAACCAGTGCCAGAGCGGGAAGAAAGGCTGGAAGACGAAGAGGAACCTCAGGGCGGCCAGCGAGCTGGAGGAAATGAAGTGTCGTAAGGCCAACGAGAAGGAAGACCGAGGGCTGGGCAGCCAGGGCTTCGTGTACGTCATGGCGAACAAACAGCCGCTGTGGAATGAGGCCACGCAGGTTTATCAGCTGGACTTCGGTGGTCGCGTCACACAGGAGTCCGCCAAGAACTTTCAGATTGAACTCGAGGGCAGGCAG GTGATGCAATTCGGCCGCATCGACGGCAACGCCTACATCCTGGACTTTCAGTATCCCTTCTCCGCCGTGCAGGCCTTCGCGGTGGCTTTGGCAAACGTTACGCAGCGCCTCAAATGA
- the tulp4a gene encoding tubby-related protein 4a isoform X2 yields MFASVEHGPVLCSDSNILCLSWKGRVPKSEKEKPVCRKRYYEEGWLATGNGRGVVGVTFTSSHCRRDRPTPQRVNFNLRGHNSEVVLVRWNEPFQKLATCDTDGGIFVWIQYEGRWSVELVNDRGAQVSDFTWSHDGTQALISYRDGFVLVGSVSGQRHWSSEINLESQITCGIWTPDDQQVLFGTADGQVIVMDCHGRMLAHILLHESDGIVSMSWNYPSFLVEDSSESDTDSDDYPPQQVHSRKPLLTVSFTSGDISLMNNYDDLSPTLIRTGLKDVVVQWCSQGDLLSVAGMERTLLPHDPSYPSPTRNAIVKFYNARGEHIYTLETPAQRPITTLCWGHRDSRLFLACGPALYVVRVEHRVANLQLLCQQVIATAVKEEKDVAKLTMPSRLCTYVTSAFIPTIRPIPDPNNLRDFVSYPTAGNERLHCTMKRTEDNPEVGGPCYTLYLEYLGGLVPILKGRRISKLRPEFVIMDPKTDGKTDEIYGSSLISAMIDSCNCSDSSDIELSDDWVGKKSPKISRGSKSPKLPRDLVCPFTNRINIDPRKSPKLSRAAQEVSRSPRLPIRKPSIGSPSLTRREFPLEDITQQNYLAQVTSNIWGTKFKIVGLAAFLPTNLGAVIYKTSLLHLQPRQMTIYLPEVRKISMEYINLPVFSPNVFSEDEDDLPVSGPAGGANDNPPCTVNIPIAPIHSPAQAMSPAQSIGLVQSLLANQNVQLDVLTNPTAASPGAAAPAAAGSEQNQDGVLTAQYTVPTRYSSPGQVIFGGLEMSRLTVGASHSHQPSQQQHQHLQQLQHHQQLQHHQQQLQQQQQLQQQLQHMQQQQQLQQHILQQQQMLQMQQQQQQPLHIQIPVPSMSSAQTSGAAMLPTGALQIQIPHPPPDLLVERGATGEHETLLKIKTTRSGPQLAEADTVVFSAPLELSKMNPPPPYPGTVAAAVAAAASMSSNASSGTVGGSSGTPPPGDLCAKKADVQLYPLNQQQGQYPTPLGYERITTFDSSGNVEEVCRPRTRLVCNQNVYSLQGPGSSATLRVTSSSSSSSAEGKKIQLPYSSATLNRLTVPRYSIPSGDPPPYPEPANQGSGRKLDSSLIHATLRRNSREATLKVSQMMEPPRPLPPKAKNNALAASYQQRVQTALYTCSQCSSGSSIGVTAPGSANGIAGGTIIRQDFPPGNGAPHSTVIVHSNSGTALASQSSYSLLSSLEGSGPAAGGGGASREHVDYVNSAFTEDETLNQSLRHLALGGADPSGLLVKRPPPYQWDPAATEEVWVPQERAATLNQGPHKPPPLILSPAQHLDVSRLPYVLSPKSPTTPGAGYQISLQYPSVTAYPGGQLQPILTSPRPCSSPKEVVAPVSLSQQDATIVLPAGYPASLACCPLPPMYPGGSSCAGLPIPPIALHTPWGTYNSCPPPPSPAVPLPPKASHMAVDKNALSPPPPPPPPPPPPPPPPPHAELQNHAGLQEAMAETAEGFQEVLSLAESPVPPRSEKFSKKNRKRADGRAEEAMTEGSKSKKEGRALGDFNALISSPRLGGRDKKKVKGPKEQLKAKKLSKAAANSEFQDSSDSEPELFISGDELLNQCQSGKKGWKTKRNLRAASELEEMKCRKANEKEDRGLGSQGFVYVMANKQPLWNEATQVYQLDFGGRVTQESAKNFQIELEGRQVMQFGRIDGNAYILDFQYPFSAVQAFAVALANVTQRLK; encoded by the exons GTGGTCCTGGTGCGATGGAATGAGCCTTTCCAGAAACTGGCCACCTGTGATACTGATGGCGGCATCTTTGTTTGGATCCAGTATGAGGGCCGCTGGTCAGTGGAGCTGGTCAATGACCGCGGAGCTCAG GTCAGTGACTTCACGTGGTCACACGACGGCACTCAGGCGCTCATCTCCTACCGCGACGGCTTTGTGCTGGTGGGGTCCGTCAGCGGGCAGAGACACTGGTCGTCCGAGATCAACCTGGAGAGTCAGATCACGTGCGGCATTTGGACGCCTGATGACCAGCAG GTTTTGTTTGGCACCGCCGACGGACAGGTGATCGTGATGGATTGCCACGGGCGCATGCTGGCCCACATTCTGCTGCACGAGTCTGACGGCATCGTCAGCATGTCGTGGAACTACCCCAGTTTCCTGGTGGAGGACAGTAGCGAGAGCGACACGGATTCTGATGACTACCCCCCACAGCAAG TGCACAGCCGCAAACCTCTGTTGACAGTCAGCTTCACCTCCGGAGACATCAGCCTGATGAACAACTACGATGACCTCTCGCCCACCCTCATCCGCACTGGCCTCAAAG ATGTGGTCGTCCAGTGGTGCTCGCAAGGTGACCTTTTGTCGGTGGCCGGCATGGAGAGGACGCTCCTCCCCCACGACCCCTCTTACCCTTCGCCTACCAGGAACGCTATTGTCAAGTTCTATAACGCCCGGGGCGAACACATCTACACACTGGAAACACCAGCACAG CGTCCCATCACCACCCTCTGCTGGGGCCACCGGGACTCCCGCCTCTTCCTGGCATGCGGCCCGGCGCTCTACGTGGTGCGCGTGGAGCACCGCGTTGCCAACCTGCAGCTCCTCTGCCAGCAGGTCATCGCCACGGCGGTGAAGGAGGAGAAGGACGTGGCCAAGCTCACCATGCCGTCACGCCTCTGCACCTACGTCACTTCCGCGTTTATCCCCACGATCAGG CCCATTCCAGACCCCAACAACCTACGCGACTTTGTGAGCTACCCGACAGCTGGCAATGAGCGTCTGCATTGTACAATGAAGCGTACAGAGGACAACCCAGAGGTGGGCGGGCCCTGCTACACTCTGTACTTGGAGTACTTAGGCGGTCTGGTGCCCATCCTGAAAGGCCGACGGATAAGTAAATTGCGCCCAGAGTTTGTCATTATGGACCCCAAGACGGATGGAAAAACAG ATGAAATATATGGCAGCAGCCTGATATCagcaatgattgacagctgtaaCTGCTCAGACTCCAGTGACATCGAACTCAGCGATGACTGGGTCGGTAAGAAGTCTCCAAAGATATCCCGGGGCAGTAAGTCCCCCAAGCTTCCCAG AGACTTAGTTTGTCCCTTTACCAACAGAATCAACATCGATCCCAGGAAATCGCCCAAACTGTCCCGTGCCGCCCAGGAAGTTTCCCGATCGCCGCGCTTACCCATACGCAAACCCTCCATTGGCTCGCCCAGTCTAACGCGGAGAGAATTTCCTTTAGAAGACATTACTCAG CAAAACTACCTTGCTCAGGTCACATCAAACATTTGGGGAACAAAATTCAAGATTGTCGGCCTTGCTGCATTTTTGCCAACAAACCTTGGTGCAG TCATCTACAAAACCAGCCTCCTCCACTTGCAGCCCAGACAGATGACAATCTACCTGCCGGAGGTGCGCAAGATCTCCATGGAGTACATCAATCTGCCCGTCTTCAGCCCCAACGTCTTCAGTGAGGATGAAGATGACCTCCCCGTCTCAGGCCCTGCCGGCGGCGCCAACGACAACCCGCCCTGCACCGTCAACATCCCCATCGCGCCTATCCACAGTCCCGCCCAGGCCATGTCCCCCGCCCAAAGTATCGGCCTCGTCCAGTCCCTGCTAGCCAATCAAAACGTTCAGCTGGATGTTCTAACCAATCCCACAGCTGCCTCCCCGGGAGCTGCTGCTCCTGCGGCTGCTGGTTCCGAGCAAAACCAGGACGGCGTCCTTACAGCCCAGTACACGGTCCCGACACGATACTCAAGTCCTGGGCAGGTCATCTTTGGAGGGCTGGAGATGAGCCGCCTCACTGTAGGAGCCTCGCACTCTCATCAGCCTTCACAACAACAGCATCAGCATTTACAACAACTCCAACACCATCAGCAATTACAGCACCATCAACAacagctgcagcagcagcaacaattACAGCAACAACTCCAACacatgcagcagcagcaacagctccAGCAGCACATACTGCAACAGCAACAAATGCTTCAgatgcagcaacagcagcagcaaccgCTTCACATTCAAATCCCCGTTCCCTCCATGTCCTCAGCACAGACCTCAGGTGCGGCCATGCTCCCGACGGGGGCTCTCCAGATCCAGATCCCTCACCCGCCGCCCGATCTGCTTGTCGAAAGGGGAGCCACGGGTGAACACGAGACCCTCCTGAAAATCAAAACCACACGTTCGGGCCCGCAGCTGGCCGAGGCTGACACGGTGGTGTTCAGCGCTCCACTGGAGCTCAGTAAAATGAACCCCCCTCCTCCTTATCCCGGAACTGTGGCTGCTgcagtggcggcggcggcttcCATGTCCTCAAATGCTTCTTCGGGAACAGTTGGGGGCTCCTCTGGAACGCCACCTCCTGGTGATCTCTGTGCGAAGAAGGCGGATGTACAACTGTACCCCCTAAATCAGCAGCAAGGCCAATACCCCACACCACTAGGCTATGAGCGAATTACCACCTTTGACAGCAGCGGTAATGTGGAGGAAGTCTGTCGCCCTCGAACCCGCCTCGTCTGTAATCAGAACGTCTACAGCCTGCAGGGGCCCGGAAGCTCTGCCACCCTCAGGGTCACttcttcatcctcatcctcctcgGCAGAAGGCAAGAAGATCCAGCTGCCGTACAGCTCCGCCACCCTCAACAGACTTACCGTGCCTCGCTATTCCATACCGAGCGGAGACCCTCCCCCGTATCCAGAGCCGGCCAATCAGGGTAGCGGCAGGAAGCTGGACAGCAGTCTCATACACGCCACTCTCAGGAGGAATAGCCGAGAGGCCACCCTCAAAGTGTCCCAAATGATGGAGCCGCCCAGACCGCTGCCACCCAAAGCGAAAAATAACGCGCTAGCGGCCTCCTACCAGCAGAGGGTGCAAACAGCCTTATACACATGTAGTCAGTGTAGCAGCGGGTCCAGCATTGGAGTCACGGCTCCAGGCAGCGCCAACGGAATAGCAGGGGGGACCATAATCAGGCAAGATTTCCCTCCAGGGAACGGAGCGCCGCACAGCACAGTTATCGTACACTCCAACAGCGGGACCGCTTTGGCCTCGCAGTCCTCTTATAGCCTGCTCAGCTCACTGGAAGGATCCGGACCTGCCGCCGGTGGAGGCGGCGCCAGCAGAGAGCACGTCGATTATGTGAATTCAGCGTTTACTGAGGATGAAACGCTCAATCAGTCCCTCCGGCATTTGGCTTTAGGAGGAGCCGATCCGTCAGGCCTGCTTGTGAAACGTCCACCTCCCTATCAGTGGGACCCCGCCGCCACAGAGGAGGTATGGGTCCCTCAGGAGCGCGCCGCAACGCTCAACCAAGGTCCTCACAAGCCGCCCCCGCTTATCCTCAGCCCGGCTCAGCACTTGGACGTGTCCAGGCTGCCTTACGTGCTGTCTCCCAAGTCTCCCACCACGCCTGGCGCCGGGTACCAAATTTCTCTCCAGTATCCCTCTGTCACCGCCTACCCCGGGGGCCAGCTTCAGCCCATCCTCACGTCACCGCGACCCTGCTCCTCCCCAAAAGAGGTGGTGGCCCCCGTGTCGCTCTCACAGCAGGATGCAACCATCGTCTTACCCGCCGGTTATCCTGCCAGTCTCGCCTGCTGCCCTCTACCGCCAATGTACCCCGGTGGAAGCTCTTGCGCCGGGCTTCCCATTCCTCCAATCGCCCTCCACACACCATGGGGTACGTATAACTCGTGCCCCCCTCCTCCCAGTCCCGCTGTACCCCTACCGCCCAAAGCTTCCCATATGGCAGTAGACAAAAACGCTCTTTcgccaccaccgccgccgccgccacctcctCCACCGCcacccccgccgccacctcacGCAGAACTGCAGAACCACGCAGGACTCCAAGAAGCCATGGCGGAAACCGCGGAAGGCTTCCAGGAAGTGCTGTCCTTAGCCGAGAGCCCCGTGCCGCCTCGCTCGGAGAAGTTCAGCAAGAAGAACCGCAAGAGGGCCGACGGGAGGGCGGAGGAAGCTATGACCGAAGGGAGTAAGTCCAAAAAGGAGGGCAGGGcactgggggacttcaacgcccTCATCTCCAGTCCGCGGCTGGGAGGAAGGGACAAGAAGAAAGTAAAAGGACCCAAGGAGCAGCTGAAGGCCAAGAAGCTGAGCAAGGCCGCCGCCAACAGCGAGTTCCAGGACAGCTCGGACAGCGAGCCGGAGCTTTTCATCAGCGGGGACGAGCTCCTCAACCAGTGCCAGAGCGGGAAGAAAGGCTGGAAGACGAAGAGGAACCTCAGGGCGGCCAGCGAGCTGGAGGAAATGAAGTGTCGTAAGGCCAACGAGAAGGAAGACCGAGGGCTGGGCAGCCAGGGCTTCGTGTACGTCATGGCGAACAAACAGCCGCTGTGGAATGAGGCCACGCAGGTTTATCAGCTGGACTTCGGTGGTCGCGTCACACAGGAGTCCGCCAAGAACTTTCAGATTGAACTCGAGGGCAGGCAG GTGATGCAATTCGGCCGCATCGACGGCAACGCCTACATCCTGGACTTTCAGTATCCCTTCTCCGCCGTGCAGGCCTTCGCGGTGGCTTTGGCAAACGTTACGCAGCGCCTCAAATGA